The genomic region CACGGTATGCTAAGTTTTTACTGTTAAAATTAAACTAGAACTTTTTGGTACAGTTTACCTACAATTTagtgacatttaaaataaaaaagaaattgaactgTAGTGTCTCATTTTAGCTTAAGACATTCCAAAGTACGAAGACAACGAGAGGCTTCCTTTACCCTTCTCTGAAATGTAAACACATTTGGCTGCTTGTAATCTGTCAGTAGAGTTTTCTTACTGTGTATCAAAGCTGGTGTAACAAGCTAAGTAGTCCTACCTGCTACTAAGGAAATAAATAGCTACTAATTCACATCTCTTTACTTGTACAAACTATACCTTTTGTGACCACGCTCAACAGCAAGCCCATTCATGAGATTTTGGGTAAAATCAGGATGAGTAAGACAATTCTGCACATGCCGGGTAAGCATTTGGGGGTAAGACTTGCATCTTGTGCTGCTATGGGTATTATGTGCAGCAACCAGTGAGCTCGGTTGTCTTATATCAACATGTAATGGACAGTGCGTAACACATTTGTGATTCTCCAACACTGGTTACAAATTTTTGCCATACCAGGTCATATGAGTTCAGCTTTCATAGTTGCACAGTAATGAACTTTGTTTaactttgtgtgtatatgtgtgtctacatgtatgcatacatgcatacatgttaagccttttacatttttaacagtaTACtagtaaaaatgtattcttttttaggTAACTACTAAATAACAGTAGCTCAAAAGAGGAAATTTATTCAAAGTTTCGCTCAATTCATTCTTGCATGTATGCATACATGTCCTTTACCTTGCAGTGAATATGCCACAGTAGATAGAAAAGGGATTTGTCTTCTGGTCTGTCTTCCACAGAGACTAAGCTTTTCATCAATGTGCTTTACTGCATTTCTGAACATTAAATTATGAAGACAATTATgccaatttacaaataaataatgcACTCATATTGGTAGTCTTTtgcactaaaataaaaatgacaatgcaAACAGGCTTACATAATGCAGACCTAAAATTGGGTTTATGTCCTAAATTCTGAGGAAGGAAAGTGGCTCCTGTTATCCAGACTATGAATCAACACAGTCTAAATGCAATAATGCTTCACATTGTCTCTGTAGACTTGACAAAAGAGGAAGAAGCAATtcttatgtaaaattttaaaaatagaggggAGCTATAGTTAATATAGACGTGGCTCAACAAATCACAATTATCAGCAGTAacattttgtatctttattaCTCAGGAAGGGATTTTTTAAATCTACCCACCCACTTCCCCAAAgagggcaaaaataaataataatttgtttaaaaacctACGGTTCTAAAGCCAGTCTTAATAAGACAGGttcttattaatattattaagccAGTTTGTGTTGACAATCAGCAACACTTTTAccccaacattttctttattctaccTTGATTGGTTCCTCAGCCCTAACAACTCGAGTCTGTCTTGTTTTTGAACTGCATCTTCTAGATTTGAACCATGTGCTTTACCAACAGCATTTTACCAGCATTTTACTAGTTGCAAATCTGCCATGTGCTATAAAGTATTTCATAGgatgtttcatttcttatttgtcCTCCAAGCCAACACTGAAAGTAAAGTTTTGCTTGGATCTTCATTGCTCCTTTCCTGTTTTTCCAAGGGCCCATGCAAACTCATGAAACAACTTGACCATTCCCTCTTGGAGTCACATAGAAAACCTAACAAAAATACCCTGGTTCAGTCCTTTCTTCTTCCATTGTCCCTAGGAAGTGGGCTGGAGTGAGGTATCTTCACATGGGTCCAGCTGCATTCTCAGTGCACCGATTTTATGAAGATACCAGAGTTGGAGAAATTCCTCGGGCATGGCATGGAAGCCAGAAAAGGGTAAGACGTTGTCATAGTAGTGGTGGCTGATGGGCTGCTCATGCATATTCACAGAGAAGGGCCAGAAGCCATAGATGGCCACCTCTTCACAGAGACCCAGAGCTGCGCTCACCAGAAAAAGTCCTGTGGACAGGCGCTTGGCATGGATTCCTCTACTTTTCCAGAACTTTCCAATGCTACGCAGAAAGTTGGGGTTGGCAAACAGCACTGTCTGATTGGCACCAACATCTGACAGTGTATAATAAACCCTCAAAGATGGCTCTGTTCCTGTCTTCATAGAAAAGGCAGGCATGTAGATGTAACTGTGGTTATAGATTTTCATGTTGTCCACAAATGTCTTTCTGGACCACAGAAGGTTCTGAAacctattaaagaaaaaaaaaaaacggttcaattaaacctagagaaaaagaaactcactaaaaCCCACTCCGTTGTCTTCTGGTGGCCCTGATACCTCAAATCATCTCAATGAAACCATGAAAAACActtcatttgtatttaaaatCCTCCTTGAACTTATCAATTATCTCTCATCAAATAGCCTGACTTTTTCCCTGACCCTAACTTCTTAAAACGCAGTTAACATTTGTTAATGGGGCTCCCTCTGAACTAAAATGCATTATACATTTGTTCTCTTCCAGAATGTTTTTGCCTGAAATGGAAAATGGTTTAATTCTCATAAATTCCTAAAGGTTGTTGGCTGGGATTTTGATGAAAGGTACTTAGGTGGTCTAACATAACCACCAGactggtttcttcatctgcaaatcaAA from Pongo pygmaeus isolate AG05252 chromosome 10, NHGRI_mPonPyg2-v2.0_pri, whole genome shotgun sequence harbors:
- the ST8SIA1 gene encoding alpha-N-acetylneuraminide alpha-2,8-sialyltransferase isoform X2; translation: MTGSFYTHSPLTIQLILSSLRCNLPPLSSEYTKDVGSKSQLVTANPSIIRQRFQNLLWSRKTFVDNMKIYNHSYIYMPAFSMKTGTEPSLRVYYTLSDVGANQTVLFANPNFLRSIGKFWKSRGIHAKRLSTGLFLVSAALGLCEEVAIYGFWPFSVNMHEQPISHHYYDNVLPFSGFHAMPEEFLQLWYLHKIGALRMQLDPCEDTSLQPTS